From Gottschalkiaceae bacterium SANA:
TCGGTATATGCAATGGCTTTCAAGCCTTGATTAAGTTGGGACTTTTGCCAACAGGTCGCATTCAAGAATTAAGCGATCAGTCGCCGACACTTACCTTCAACTCCATTGGACGCCATGTGTCCATGGTGACAAGAACACGAGTTGCCAGCTCTCACTCTCCTTGGTTGACCGGGGTAGAAGTAGGAGATTTGCATGCGATTCCGGTTTCACATGGTGAAGGACGATTTGTCGCTTCGGAGCAGAGTCTGCAGCATTTGAAATTAAATGGTCAAATCTGTTTTCAATATGTTGATGATTCGGGTCAAGCTACAGAGGAAAGTCCATTTAATCCCAATGGATCTCATTGGGGAATTGAGGGGATTTGCTCGCCAGATGGACGAATACTTGGCAAGATGGGTCACTCGGAACGAATTGGCAATGGATTGTATCAGAACCTAGAAGAAAAAATGGATCAGAAGCTCTTTGCTTCTGGTGTCAAGTACTTTAGATAAGGGAGGTAAGTCATGAAGGTAGGCATTGTAATGGGATCCGATTCGGATTTCCCGATTGTTGAAAAAGCATTGGCCGTATTCAAGGATTTTGGGGTTGAGGTGGAGTGTCGAGTCTTATCGGCGCATCGCACACCAGATCAAGCAGCTGAATTTGCAAAAACTGCAGAAGAACGTGGATTATCTGTGATTCTTGGTTTTGCCGGAATGGCAGCGCATTTGCCTGGAGTTTTGGCAGCGATGACGACGCTTCCTGTTATTGGAGTGCCGGTTACATCTGGTGCCCTTCAAGGCATGGATGCCATGCTGGCCATGGTGCAAATGCCTCCTGGAATTCCAGTGGCAACGGTTGCTGTCAACGGCGGAAAGAATGCGGCGATCTTGGCCATTCAAATGATGGCGTTGAAATCGGACGATTTAAAAGAAAAGTTGCACGCCAATAAGGCAGACCAAGCAGCTGCCGTATTAAAAAAAGATCAAATGATGCAAGAGCGGATCAAGGGATAGGAGGAGACGATTATGGAAAAGGGAAAATTGTTGTACGAAGGTAAGGCAAAGCAGGTTTATGCGACGGGAAATCCAGACGAGGTTATTGTTTTTTATAAGGATGATGCCACCGCATTCAATGGAGGAAAGAAGGGTACAATCACAGGCAAGGGCGTGATTAACAATCAAATGAGTGCCATTCTTTTTGAGATGTTGGAAGCCAAGGGCATCCCTACACATATGCTTTCTGTTTTGTCTGAACGAGAGCAATTGGTTCGATCCGTTGAGATCGTTCCTCTTGAGGTCATTATTCGTAATACGGCAGCCGGTTCCATGTGTAAGCGCCTAGGCATTGAAGAAGGTATGGAATTGTTGGAGCCGATCTTTGAGATCTGCTACAAAAATGATGAATTTGGTGATCCTTTGATCAATGATGATCATGCTGTTGCCTTGGGTTTGGCGACTCGCCAAGAGATTAAAACGATCAAGGACTATACCATGAAGATTAACGAGATGCTACTTGCCTTCTTTGCAGAGCGAGGCATCCGTTTGATTGACTTTAAATTGGAATTCGGTCGTTACAAGGGCGAAATTCTTTTGGCGGATGAGATTTCTCCAGATACCTGCCGATTTTGGGATGCAGAAACTGGGAAGAAACTAGACAAAGATCGTTTTAGAAGAGATCTTGGGGATGTTGAATCGGTTTACGCGGAAATGCTTTCGCGTGTGAAGGGAGAATAAGATGGTCCAGGATCCTTGGGGCGCAGAAGAACTGCATGAAGAGTGCGGTGTCATCGGCGTTTATAACGAACCGGGAATTAACGCAGCGGAATCCATTTACTATGGCCTGTATGCTTTGCAACATCGTGGACAGGAAAGTGCCGGCATTGCAGTCAATGATCAGAAAAGAATTCAGTCCCACAAGGGAATGGGTCTGGTCTCAGATGTTTTTCGAGATCCCAATATGGAAATTTTCAAGGGTAATATCGGTATTGGCCATGTACGCTACTCCACATCGGGAGAAAGTGAAATTGAAAATGCTCAGCCGATCGTTGCCAATTACCGAGATAGCCAGATTGCTTTGGCACACAATGGAAATCTCGTCAACGCCAAGGCCCTTCGCAATATGCTTCAGGATGCTGGGGTTGTCTTTCAAACAACAATCGACACAGAAGTCATTCTGAATTTAATAGCCAGAAATTATAAGGCAGACTTATTGGAAGCCATCAAACGTGTTGGGGAAATTATCAAGGGTGCTTATGCCTTGGTTTTAACCATTGATGATCATTTGATTGGTCTACGCGATCCCCATGGGATGCGACCCATGTGCTTAGGGAAGACGGCGGATGGCTATGTATTGGCATCGGAATCTTGTGCCCTAGACGCCATTGGAGCCAAGCTGGTGAGGGATGTTGAACCTGGTGAGATTATCTCCATTGGACCAGAAGGCATTCGTTCTGACCGATTGAATCAGTGGACCAAGAAACGATTATGCATTTTCGAATTGCTCTACTTTGCTCGCCCAGACTCTGTTATGGACGGGATTGGTGTCTATGATTCCCGGCAGCGTGCGGGACAAATTTTGGCGGATGAATTCCCTGTTGAAGCGGACATCGTTGTTGGCGTACCAGATTCTGGTATTCCCGCAGCCATCGGCTATGCAGAACGATCTGGCATTCCTTATGGAATTGGATTGATAAAAAACAAATATATTGGCAGAACCTTTATTCAGCCGAATCAAGAGCAACGAGAAAAGGGTGTTCGAATCAAGTTAAATCCATTGAAGGGGAATATTGAGGGAAAGCGAGTGATCCTTGTGGATGATTCCATCGTTCGTGGTACCACTTCAAAACGCCTGGTGGAACTCTTGCGAGAGGCAGGCGCTAAAGAAGTTCATTTCCGTGTGTCGAGTCCGCCGGTTGCTTATAGCTGTCATTTTGGAATTGATACCCCCTATCGAAAGCAATTGATTGCTTCGAATATGTCGGTTGAAGAGATCAAGGACATGATTGGTGCGGATAGCCTGGGATATATTTCTTTAGATGGGCTTGAAGATGCTTGTGGAAGAGACCGTGGCTATTGTCGAGCGTGTTTTGATGGAGATTACCCAATGGAGGTGCCTTTCGATGTCGAGTAAAGTAAATAAGCCTTTGACCTATGCTCAAGCGGGAGTTGATAAGGAAGCAGGTTATGAAGCAGTAAAAAGAATGAAGTCGCATGTTGCGCGCACCATGAGGCCTGAGGTTTTAACGTCTCTTGGGGGATTTGGCGGCGGATTTAGTCTGCCGACCGGATATGAAGA
This genomic window contains:
- the purE gene encoding 5-(carboxyamino)imidazole ribonucleotide mutase, giving the protein MKVGIVMGSDSDFPIVEKALAVFKDFGVEVECRVLSAHRTPDQAAEFAKTAEERGLSVILGFAGMAAHLPGVLAAMTTLPVIGVPVTSGALQGMDAMLAMVQMPPGIPVATVAVNGGKNAAILAIQMMALKSDDLKEKLHANKADQAAAVLKKDQMMQERIKG
- a CDS encoding phosphoribosylaminoimidazolesuccinocarboxamide synthase, whose amino-acid sequence is MEKGKLLYEGKAKQVYATGNPDEVIVFYKDDATAFNGGKKGTITGKGVINNQMSAILFEMLEAKGIPTHMLSVLSEREQLVRSVEIVPLEVIIRNTAAGSMCKRLGIEEGMELLEPIFEICYKNDEFGDPLINDDHAVALGLATRQEIKTIKDYTMKINEMLLAFFAERGIRLIDFKLEFGRYKGEILLADEISPDTCRFWDAETGKKLDKDRFRRDLGDVESVYAEMLSRVKGE
- the purF gene encoding amidophosphoribosyltransferase, whose product is MVQDPWGAEELHEECGVIGVYNEPGINAAESIYYGLYALQHRGQESAGIAVNDQKRIQSHKGMGLVSDVFRDPNMEIFKGNIGIGHVRYSTSGESEIENAQPIVANYRDSQIALAHNGNLVNAKALRNMLQDAGVVFQTTIDTEVILNLIARNYKADLLEAIKRVGEIIKGAYALVLTIDDHLIGLRDPHGMRPMCLGKTADGYVLASESCALDAIGAKLVRDVEPGEIISIGPEGIRSDRLNQWTKKRLCIFELLYFARPDSVMDGIGVYDSRQRAGQILADEFPVEADIVVGVPDSGIPAAIGYAERSGIPYGIGLIKNKYIGRTFIQPNQEQREKGVRIKLNPLKGNIEGKRVILVDDSIVRGTTSKRLVELLREAGAKEVHFRVSSPPVAYSCHFGIDTPYRKQLIASNMSVEEIKDMIGADSLGYISLDGLEDACGRDRGYCRACFDGDYPMEVPFDVE